Below is a window of Cellulosilyticum sp. I15G10I2 DNA.
AGTTCAAGAAGCTATTTTGCTTGCAAAAGAAGGCGAGCTTTCAAATGTTGGCGTATCTGTATCTAAGAGTGGCAATGAATATATCAGGTCTTTGCCAGATGACGATGAATCTAATAACCTAAACAATCTGCCTTCTATTACAGAAATGGAATAATGTGTTATCAAAAAAGTAGTTCTAAAACGAATGTTTAGCACTACTTTTTTGCATATAAATAGCTGTTAAATAAAATACTAGTTATATATATTGAAATCTTATTAAGGAGTGAACGTATGTATAATCAATTTGATAATATAATAAGGAATCTCCCAGAAGAGATTAATAAGAAAGTTTGGAGGGGAAGATATGTGTAAGATAAAAGAAGTCTTTTCTAAAACCTTTGAACCTTGGCATATAACTATTGATGAAGCAGATGTTTTTATAGGAAATAATAAAGCTATACCTAAGGCGGGGTGGACTATTAAATTTGTAGTAGAGGAAGATGAAAGAGGTATGTTTTTGGAATATTATGGAATACATACCAGAAATGGGCATGCACATGTGCGTATTTATAATGATGGCAGAGAGGAAAAATTAGATGTATTACAGGAGTATATAGCCTATAGCCCTAGTATTCCGGGGGATCGCGAGCGAGGAACAATTGAATTTAGAACGTATAATCAAAAAGTACTTAGCGAATTAAAGGAAAAACAGCTTATATAATTTAAGCGCCAATATACAAAAGATTCCACTCAAGCTTATAAAATAACTTGAGTGGGATCTTTTTATATACAGATAGTGCATAAAAAAGAAGCGATAGGGAGTCTATCGCTTTAAAACATTACCATATGCATATCTATCTATTAATATTGGGGTTTGTGAGACAATTTAATGGGGAGGAATCATAATTATCTCTAAATTATTATAACCAAAGCTTATAAAATTATGCCAAAAATTTAAGATCCTTCATATCTTCTATTAAATATGAGGCATTAAAAGTTAGAGTGGTTAATATAATACTACTAGGACTAGCATTTAAAGGCGGCTGATTAAAAAGAAGGTATGAGCAGATAGGCATTACATAAAATTTACCTATATACTTATATAGGACAAACGCTTATAATAAAGGCAGGGATTACGCCTAGTCTAGAGGTGTTATCAGGACTTTATAGAAGAAGTCATAAGACAACCTTGTATAGGTTACAAGTTAGAAACCGTAAATTATGCGGAGGGGGTGGCCGGGATTGAATAATCACAAGACAGCGGGGGTAGAGGATGAGGATAAAATCTTCTGTAATTGTTGTGGTAAGGAGATTGCTAAAACCGCAATTGTTGACACACATACGGACTATTTGCATATTGAAAAATCATGGGGATACTTTTCTTCTAAAGACTTAACAACGCATTCATTTAATATTTGCGAAAAATGTTATGATAATTGGATAGAGAGTTTTATCGTTCCAGTTGAAGACGTTTATATAGAAGATGTATATTTTTATTCAGAAGAAGAATTAAAGTTATTAAACGAAGCTTACCACGCTGAATTATGTAAATAAATAAGAGCATAACAAAAAAACACTTAAGTTTAAGTGTTTTTTTGTTATGCTCTTATTAAAAGGCCTAGGTTCATTATTATAAAAGAAACAAGCCAAGCAATCACTACTTGGTAAGCTGCTGAAAATGCAACCCATCTATAGCTATTCGTTTCTCGTTTGACAGCGCCCAAAGTACCTATGCAAGGCACGTATAAAAGTGTAAAAACTAAGAAGCTATAGGCGCTTAGAGGTGTAAAAGTATTTGTAAGAGCAGCTTGGAAGCCACTGAGATGATCACTGCCACCAAGTCCATAGACAATAGCCATATTAGAAACGACAATTTCTTTTCCTACAATACCTGCAATAAGGGACAATGCAGCCTGCCAGTTGCCAAAGCCAAGAGGCGCAAAAATAGGAGCAATTGCTTTTCCTATCATAGCACCAAGGCTACTAGTCATTTCACTTGGACCGTTGAAGTTAAAGTTAAGGATAAACCATAATACAACAGATGCGACAAAAATAATTGTTCCAGCTTTAATCAAAAACCCTTGTACCTTCTCCCAGACTTGACTTGCAATATGTCTAAATGAAGGCATATGGTAAGAGGGGAGTTCCATGATAAAGGGGATACCATCCGATTTAAAGAGTGTTTTTTTAAAGATAAAAGCAACTAAAGTAGCAACTATAATGCCAAGAAAATAAAGAGAAAAAATAACAACTGCTTCTTTCCCTGGGAAAAACGCAGAGGCGAACAATGTAAAAATAGGCAGCCTTGCACTGCAAGAGAAAAATGGATTAATTAAAATAGAGGTGAAACGATCTTCTTCGTTTTCTATGGTACGGGTACCCATAATAGCAGGCACATTACATCCAAATCCAAGCAGCATAGGGATAATAGATTTACCATTTAATCCGATTTTCTTCATTAGCTCATCCATAATAAAGGCGACTCTTGCCATATAACCTGTATCTTCTAAAATAGTCAGCGCAATGAATAAACATGCAATATTTGGTAAAAATGTAAGTACGCCAAAAACACCACTAAGAATACCATCCACTATAAGAGCCTTCAGTCCTGGTGTTACACCTAGAATAACAAGTAGGCCTGCACAAGATTCAGTAATATAACTAAAAACTATCTCTAGAACACCAGCTAAAGGATTGCCAACTAAGTTAAAAGTAAAGTAGAAAATGATAAACATAACAGCAACAAAAATAGGTATACCCAGCCATTTACTTGTTACAATCTGATCAATTTTATATGTAACAGAAGGCGCTGTAGATAAAGTAACTGTCGTGGTTTTTGAAATGATATCAGCGATAGATTCATACTTTTTATCTGTTATAAATGGCCGTATATGTTCGGATATAACATTTTGTGTGTAATCAGCAATTTGAACTTGCAATTCCTTTGGTAATAAACTCAAAATACCCATATCACCTTCAAGTATCTTAAGGGCAATCCATCTTGGTGAAACATTTAAAGATACGTCTTTAAGTAAGTGTGTAATATGAGTTATGCGGCTCTCTATGAGGCCGGAATATAAAATTTTATATGTAGGGATTAAGCGGCTATGTAGAGGATGTGTTAACTGATCTAGTAGCTCGTTAATGCCAGTTTTTTTAGAAGCTATAATAGGAACGATGGGGATACCAAGTAAAGAAGA
It encodes the following:
- the feoB gene encoding ferrous iron transport protein B codes for the protein MNRRITIALAGNPNIGKTTLFNELTGSRYTVGNWAGVTVEKKESLFTYKNTEINLVDLPGTYSLSAFSLDESIARDYIVAENPDVILNLVDASNLERNLYLTLQLLELGKPVVLALNMMDMAAEKGIHIDIIKLSSLLGIPIVPIIASKKTGINELLDQLTHPLHSRLIPTYKILYSGLIESRITHITHLLKDVSLNVSPRWIALKILEGDMGILSLLPKELQVQIADYTQNVISEHIRPFITDKKYESIADIISKTTTVTLSTAPSVTYKIDQIVTSKWLGIPIFVAVMFIIFYFTFNLVGNPLAGVLEIVFSYITESCAGLLVILGVTPGLKALIVDGILSGVFGVLTFLPNIACLFIALTILEDTGYMARVAFIMDELMKKIGLNGKSIIPMLLGFGCNVPAIMGTRTIENEEDRFTSILINPFFSCSARLPIFTLFASAFFPGKEAVVIFSLYFLGIIVATLVAFIFKKTLFKSDGIPFIMELPSYHMPSFRHIASQVWEKVQGFLIKAGTIIFVASVVLWFILNFNFNGPSEMTSSLGAMIGKAIAPIFAPLGFGNWQAALSLIAGIVGKEIVVSNMAIVYGLGGSDHLSGFQAALTNTFTPLSAYSFLVFTLLYVPCIGTLGAVKRETNSYRWVAFSAAYQVVIAWLVSFIIMNLGLLIRA